One stretch of Arachis duranensis cultivar V14167 chromosome 1, aradu.V14167.gnm2.J7QH, whole genome shotgun sequence DNA includes these proteins:
- the LOC107485324 gene encoding ubiquitin carboxyl-terminal hydrolase 3 produces MATLDERPSAKRWLPLEANPDVINQFLWGLGLPPDEAESCDVYGLDDDLLQMVPSPVLAVLFLYPLTSKSEEERLQQENEKRENSNKVYFMKQTVGNACGTIGLLHALGNITSEIKLVEESFFDKFFKTTASMDPMQRGVFLENDREMEVAHSVAASAGDTEASDNVDTHFICFVCVDGELYELDGRKSGPISHGPSSPSTLLKDAAKVIQSMIQKNPESLNFNVIAISKKSADGQN; encoded by the exons ATGGCTACCTTGGACGAAAGACCCTCTGCCAAGAGGTGGCTTCCTCTTGAAGCTAATCCTGACGTGATCAATCAG TTCCTATGGGGTCTTGGGCTTCCACCAGACGAAGCTGAATCCTGCGATGTTTATGGCTTAGACGATGACCTTCTTCAAATGGTTCCCAGCCCTGTTCTTGCCGTCCTTTTCCTTTATCCACTTACCTCTAAg AGCGAAGAAGAGAGGTTGCAACAGGAAAATGAAAAAAGG GAAAATAGCAATAAAGTGTATTTTATGAAGCAAACTGTGGGTAATGCTTGTGGTACAATAGGGCTTCTTCATGCTCTTGGGAACATAACTTCTGAGATCAAGCTTG TTGAGGAGTCGTTCTTTGACAAGTTCTTCAAAACTACTGCAAGCATGGACCCAATGCAG CGTGGTGTATTTCTCGAGAATGACAGAGAGATGGAAGTTGCTCATTCAGTGGCAGCAAGTGCTGGTGATACAGAG GCATCAGACAATGTGGACACTCATTTCATCTGCTTTGTTTGTGTGGACG GTGAACTCTATGAGCTTGATGGAAGAAAGTCGGGACCAATATCTCATGGCCCATCCTCACCAAGTACATTGTTGAAG GATGCAGCTAAAGTCATCCAAAGCATGATCCAGAAAAATCCAGAATCCTTGAACTTCAATGTCATTGCAATATCAAAGAAATCCGCAGATGGACAAAATTGA